GCTGGCGCAATAGCCCTCGCACAGACTCGTCTAGTTGCTCGGCGCTGGCTTCGTCCCACTGAAGAATCTGCTCGCTACCTATATTGCTAGTCATAATCACGATGGTGTTAGTAAAGTTAACCACCCTGCCCTTGCCATCTGTTAGCCGGCCATCGTCGAGTACTTGCAGCAACACATTAAACACTTCGGGGTGAGCCTTTTCAATCTCGTCGAACAGGATAATTGAATACGGGCGGCGGCGCACGGCCTCGGTAAGCTGGCCACCCTGCTCGTAGCCTACATAACCTGGTGGCGAGCCAATCAACCGCGAAACCGCATGTTGTTCCATGTACTCGCTCATGTCGATCCGCACAATCGCTTGCTCGTCGTCGAACAGTTGCTCGGCCAGAGCTTTGGCAAGTTCGGTCTTACCGACGCCAGTTGGGCCAAGGAACAAGAAACTACCAATTGGCCGGTTAGCATCGGCAATGCCAGCCCGTGAGCGGCGAATCGCATTGGCAACTGAGTCGACGGCTTGGTTCTGGCCAACTACTCGGCGATGTAGATATTCTTCGAGGTGGGTAAGTTTGCTGGTTTCGCTCTCTAGCAACTTTTCGGTTGGCACACCTGTCCAGCGCGAAACTACCGCGGCGATATCTTGAGCAGTAACTTCTTCTTGTAGTAAACGTTCGGTTTCGGGAATTTTTGCCAGTTCGGCCGAAGCCTCAGCTAGTTGCTTTTCGGTTTCGGGTATCTCGCCATACTTAACTCGAGCAGCCTCGTTTAGCTCGCCGTCGCGCTCATAGCGATCGAGCTGGCCCCGCAAACCCTCGAGCTTCTCGCTCGACTTGTTAAGTCTGTCGATAATATCTTTCTCGGTTTGCCAGCGCTTTTCTAGCTGGCTAGATTCGGCTTTGATCTTCTCGACTTCGGCTTCGATCTCGGCTTTGCGAGCCTTGGCTTGGTCGGATTTATCTTTTTTGAGCGCGGAAAGTTCGATTTCGAGCTGCATTTTGCGCCGAGTTAGCCGATCGAGCTCGATTGGCATGCTATCGAGCTGCATCTTTAAGCCGCTGGTGGCTTCGTCGAGCAAGTCGACGGCTTTATCTGGCAAAAACCGATCGGAAATATAACGATCGCTTAGTCGCGCCGCGGCGACAATCGCCTGGTCGGTAATCTTAACCCCATGATGAACTTCGTATTTCTCTTGAATGCCACGTAAAATAGCGATTGTATCTTCTAGGCTAGGTTCGCCAACATAAACTGGTTGGAAGCGACGTTCTAGAGCGGCATCTTTCTCGATATTCTGGCGATACTCGTTGATTGTGGTGGCGCCAATCATATGTAGCTTGCCACGAGCTAACAGTGGTTTGAGCATATTGCCGGCATCGACCGAACCCTCGGCTTTGCCGGCACCAACGATGGTATGAAGTTCGTCGACAAATAAGATTATCTCGCCACCCGAATCTTCGACCTCTTTTAGAATGTCTTTTAGGCGCTGTTCGAACTGGCCCCGAAAACTAGCGCCAGCTAGCAAGTTGCCAATCTCGATACTTACTACCCGTTTATTTTTAAGACTACTTGGCACATCACCGCGCACAATCCGCTGGGCTAAGCCCTCGACAATGGCGGTTTTACCAACACCTGGCTCGCCGATTAACACCGGGTTGTTCTTGGTTCGGCGGCTAAGCACCTGCATACAGCGGCGAATTTCTTCGTCGCGACCAATTACTGGGTCGAGCTTGCCGGCTTCGGCCAGCTCGGTATAGTCCTGCCCAAACTGATCGAGTGGGTTCTGGGGTTCTTGGTTCTGTGCTTGCGGATCCATAGCTATTAGACTCCTTTTACTACAACCATTATCGCAAATTAGCACTCGAGCGTCAAGAGTGCCAGTTTATTTGTTTTTGGATATGTATTTTCACTAGTAGATACAAGTTCTGGGGCAAATTTGTGTAATTTCCTTACATAAATCTGCATCCAGGTTTTGTAGGCACAGTGTAAATGTATAGCCAGAAGCAAAAAACTGGGATTCTTGACGCTAAAGTCAAGAGTGCTAATTTTGAAATTCCGTGTCTTGGTTACTATTTTAGTGGTAGAATTAAGTAATGGTTAGTCTCTGGACAGTAATATTTTTCTCGTTGGTTGGTGGCGTATTGTCGCTATCTGGTGGGTTTTTACTTATTTCAAATAAAAAAACGGCTGGAAAGTTTTCGAATTATGCTACACCTTTTGCTGCTGGAGCACTGCTGTCAGCTGCTTTCGTCGATCTCCTACCTGAAGCATCTCATGTCGGAGATGCCGAAAAAGCCCTAACCTATACCCTAATCGGGATTATCGGATTTTTTATCCTCGAGCGCTTTCTACACTGGTTCCACCACCATCATGTTCACGACGAAAACGGCCCAAAAGATCCGACCGTATCACTTTTGGTAATTGGCGATACTCTGCATAATTTTATAGATGGAATTGCGATTGGTTCGGCATTTTTACTGAACTCTCAGACGGGTATAGTGGTTACTCTGGCTGTAGCTGCTCACGAGATCCCACAGGAAATTGGCGATTTTGGCCTAATGCTCGATAAAGGCATGTCCAGACTAAAAGTAATTTACGTAAATATCTTTAGCGCCCTCGCGACCACAGTGGCCGCGATAATCTTCTTTAAGTTAGGCGATTCCCATGGACTCTCACTCGATGGTATTTTAGGCCTAATCGCGGGCATGTTTATCTACATAGCTGTTAGTGACATAATCCCGACTATTCACGAAAACGAAGCCAAGAAAATTGCCGGACCTCAAACAATTATGTTGCTAGTTGGAGTTATTGGTGTCAGCCTACTCACGAACTTTATGCATCAATATATCGATACAGATTCTCATGAGCCAAATAGCAGCTCAACTGTAATAAATCAGTAATTTTAAACTGCCAACAGCCGTATACGTTAAATCGTCAAGCAACGCATATTAGACTTTTGTAAGACCTCTAGGCCAAACAACTTTAGCAATAACCTGAGATTCGTAAACATCTTCGTCTTGGCTATGGTTGCGATTATCACCTTTCAGGCAAACTTTAGAAACCGAAAAGCTCGATACACGTTTAATAACCTCTATTTGACGAACTCGGGCAATAACCACATCGCCAATATCCCACTTTTTATGGATCGCTACTACCACTCGTCCTGGAGTTAAGCTGGGTAGCATGCTTTTACCCTGGACCCTGCGGATGTAAATCATCTTAATGTTGAGTTTTTGTCTGAGCGAATACCGAAGCGACTTCTGCAACTAGTTTAATTAACTCGTCGCACACTTCTAGGCTAACTGTCTGCTTAACCTTGCCACATTGCTTCGTAGCCCGCCAAAATAGGTCGTGAAGATTTGGGAAGTCGGCAAGATGCTCTGGTTTAAAATAATCACTCCAGAGCAAATACAGCTGGTCTTTGCACTTCTGGGCATGTTCTTCTTTGACCACTACAGCCCTGACAAACTGGTTACGATGTTCTAGGTCGGTATCTTCGCCAAGCTCCTCGATCTTTTCAACCATCCGGCGGCAAGTGTCGGCCGCATGACGCATTGTATCTGTTTCGTAGATTCCACATGGCACATCACAGTGCGCGTATACTTTTTTCATATTGTCCCTCCAGTCTTCAACTACAGGATATTATACATCTAAACATTGATCGAGCATATCGCGGAGTACTGGCATTTCTATTTCGGCAGCCTGTAATGCCCTGCGAGCACGCAATAAATCCTCTTGAGTAAAAATCTTTAAGCCTAGAGTCTGGTTATCAATAAGCCTCATTGCAGTATCGGAGAACTCGTGACTCAGAGCTATTGCAGTAGTCATGCCAGCGATTACACCCAGATAATCTACAACAGTTCTTTGAGATGGCAAGCCTTGCTCGACAAATTTATCATTAAGAAAATTAAATATATCGCGAAAAACATAAACCTTATGGCCAAGTTGCCCAGGAAAACCATAGTTAAATGGCATACCACCGAAAACCGGATTGCTATCTGGCACTACCTCGATGTAATCATAGTAGCGAGGGCACAGTCCGCTTCTAGCTAACACCTCTTGGTCGACAGGGTATCCAGGAAATATTTCGATTTCACTCATCGGCATTTATTTGGTTGTCTCTTCGCCATTGGTCAATTAGGGCATGGTTACCACTGAGCAAAACATCTGGTACCTTAACACCTCTAAATTCTTCTGGGCGAGTGTATTGAGGGTGTTCCCTGGTTTTGTCGTCGCTATAACTCTCGACTTCGATACTTTGATCACCACCTAATACACCAGGGATTAGGCGTACTAGAGCGTCGATTACCACAAGAGTTGGTAGCTCACCACCAGTCAACACATAATTGCCTATGCTGAGTTGCTCGTCTACCCATGCAGTAATTCGTTCGTCGTATCCTTCGTAGCGAGCACACACAAAAATCAGGTCTTTGCCTTCGTCGGCTAGCCCAGTGGCATCGGACTGCCTAAAGGTTTCGCCACGGGGGGTCATTAAGATGACTTTACTATTTGGTAAATCTAGCTTGGCTGTTTCAATCGCCGCAAC
This genomic window from Candidatus Nomurabacteria bacterium contains:
- a CDS encoding AAA family ATPase — encoded protein: MDPQAQNQEPQNPLDQFGQDYTELAEAGKLDPVIGRDEEIRRCMQVLSRRTKNNPVLIGEPGVGKTAIVEGLAQRIVRGDVPSSLKNKRVVSIEIGNLLAGASFRGQFEQRLKDILKEVEDSGGEIILFVDELHTIVGAGKAEGSVDAGNMLKPLLARGKLHMIGATTINEYRQNIEKDAALERRFQPVYVGEPSLEDTIAILRGIQEKYEVHHGVKITDQAIVAAARLSDRYISDRFLPDKAVDLLDEATSGLKMQLDSMPIELDRLTRRKMQLEIELSALKKDKSDQAKARKAEIEAEVEKIKAESSQLEKRWQTEKDIIDRLNKSSEKLEGLRGQLDRYERDGELNEAARVKYGEIPETEKQLAEASAELAKIPETERLLQEEVTAQDIAAVVSRWTGVPTEKLLESETSKLTHLEEYLHRRVVGQNQAVDSVANAIRRSRAGIADANRPIGSFLFLGPTGVGKTELAKALAEQLFDDEQAIVRIDMSEYMEQHAVSRLIGSPPGYVGYEQGGQLTEAVRRRPYSIILFDEIEKAHPEVFNVLLQVLDDGRLTDGKGRVVNFTNTIVIMTSNIGSEQILQWDEASAEQLDESVRGLLRQHFRPEFLNRIDDIVVFERIEPGAMQAIVDKELARVAEHVKQTKDISLEFEDSLKQMLAEEGYDPAFGARPLKRLIQSKLLNELARQIVDGKVIEGKKYKIGYSGKKISIV
- the trmD gene encoding tRNA (guanosine(37)-N1)-methyltransferase TrmD codes for the protein MKIQIISLFPEVFKEYLQVGMMRKAVEAGKVEFILTNLRDYGLGPRQTVDDTPYGGGDGMLLKPEPIVAAIETAKLDLPNSKVILMTPRGETFRQSDATGLADEGKDLIFVCARYEGYDERITAWVDEQLSIGNYVLTGGELPTLVVIDALVRLIPGVLGGDQSIEVESYSDDKTREHPQYTRPEEFRGVKVPDVLLSGNHALIDQWRRDNQINADE
- a CDS encoding ZIP family metal transporter produces the protein MVSLWTVIFFSLVGGVLSLSGGFLLISNKKTAGKFSNYATPFAAGALLSAAFVDLLPEASHVGDAEKALTYTLIGIIGFFILERFLHWFHHHHVHDENGPKDPTVSLLVIGDTLHNFIDGIAIGSAFLLNSQTGIVVTLAVAAHEIPQEIGDFGLMLDKGMSRLKVIYVNIFSALATTVAAIIFFKLGDSHGLSLDGILGLIAGMFIYIAVSDIIPTIHENEAKKIAGPQTIMLLVGVIGVSLLTNFMHQYIDTDSHEPNSSSTVINQ
- the sodN gene encoding superoxide dismutase, Ni, whose amino-acid sequence is MKKVYAHCDVPCGIYETDTMRHAADTCRRMVEKIEELGEDTDLEHRNQFVRAVVVKEEHAQKCKDQLYLLWSDYFKPEHLADFPNLHDLFWRATKQCGKVKQTVSLEVCDELIKLVAEVASVFAQTKTQH